The Grimontia kaedaensis genome has a window encoding:
- a CDS encoding phage baseplate assembly protein V has translation MTTPLYGKFRGTVVNNVDPMQQGRILATVPSVSGMVPGSWCMPCLPVLGLNSGIFSVPPIGAGVWIEFEQGDVDYPIWTGCFAGSPSDVPTLARTAVPPISAITLQTMAKNGIVICDIGGPMGMGGITLQTATGATLSVTDAGIFINNGKGAQISMVGPTVDINNGALTIT, from the coding sequence ATGACAACACCTCTTTACGGTAAATTCCGCGGCACCGTGGTCAACAATGTCGACCCAATGCAGCAAGGGCGGATCCTCGCCACGGTTCCCAGCGTGTCAGGCATGGTTCCCGGAAGCTGGTGTATGCCTTGTCTGCCTGTGTTGGGTTTGAACTCAGGGATTTTCTCGGTTCCACCTATTGGTGCAGGCGTATGGATCGAGTTTGAACAAGGGGATGTGGATTACCCCATCTGGACGGGATGTTTTGCAGGTTCGCCTTCGGATGTGCCGACGCTGGCGCGAACCGCAGTGCCGCCCATTTCAGCCATCACGCTGCAAACCATGGCTAAGAACGGCATTGTGATTTGTGATATCGGCGGGCCAATGGGCATGGGTGGTATCACGTTGCAAACAGCAACAGGGGCAACGCTGTCAGTGACTGACGCGGGCATTTTCATCAACAACGGCAAAGGGGCGCAGATATCTATGGTGGGACCAACCGTGGATATCAATAACGGCGCGTTAACCATTACCTAA
- a CDS encoding GPW/gp25 family protein has product MAYPDFPYRIDTQGRTATTTRLGAIRDRIEQLLFTEPGERVMMPTFGCGLNRLLFAGVSEAVIENTRRLVATSLQTWMQDDIDLSEVDVYFDNGALFINVAYIVLPTGEPQQATFEREVSA; this is encoded by the coding sequence ATGGCTTATCCAGATTTTCCTTATCGCATTGATACCCAGGGCCGGACAGCGACCACGACGCGGTTGGGTGCCATTCGCGATCGTATCGAGCAGCTGCTTTTCACCGAGCCGGGCGAGCGGGTGATGATGCCAACATTCGGGTGCGGGCTGAACCGCCTTCTTTTCGCGGGCGTCAGCGAAGCGGTGATTGAGAACACACGGCGTCTGGTGGCAACCTCGCTGCAAACCTGGATGCAGGACGATATCGATCTTTCTGAGGTAGACGTCTATTTCGACAATGGCGCGCTTTTCATCAATGTCGCCTACATCGTTTTACCTACCGGAGAGCCTCAGCAGGCCACGTTTGAGCGGGAGGTGTCAGCATGA
- a CDS encoding baseplate J/gp47 family protein — protein MIYFCCDQRRREAVRQSDLNGIDFVEVIDREAALETDRQRFLHLYLVNDPGAFVYTIDNIRIEGPNAIEIVNVTMGLDGQTNVLVIEVAEPGDFSPYTINIVTSALNPLPPPEIDPALASVSFSFKVECPSPFDCQSSCDCPEPETLDTEIDYTARDFYSFRRMMLDRLSVTAPAAATGHPADLSTALVEVLAYTADQLAYQQDAATTEAYLNKARSRISLKRMTRLVDYSVDEGCNARCFCHFAVSADVHPIAPATLVIPQGSAVCTQLSEQPRTFARNDALLAQSGAVYETCHDVPALYSLHNEITFYTWSDARCYLPKGAVSATLNGHFPDLEAGMYMAFEEVMGARSGSQADRQLSHRQVVLITQVQAFDVDGEPLLDPVTESPITEIVWHGADALRFPMCISSETSIEEGRRYLEPVTVARGNMVLVDHGQTISGERLPEVPLPTLSWAPGQGMQAVSAKGASCAEANCEQEQAETITPRYQPTLANRPLTFSPDYMLGAPATELLKTPSPSETFASVSLDADDGVEVRPYHVVRDMLAADDSSLVFTTEIERDGTVSLRFGDNVYGRRPLPETRFTATYRVGVGSAGHIGADKLYHLALPIPEVIEVRNVTPGEGGRNPETNAEIRKRAPFLFKTQERAVTREDYQTLGRRVAGIQDVSCAYIHTGSWMTTFALPDPEDRVEVSDTLRTTLRDHYEKFRLAAHDVEVSSPVYVPLEATLHVCVAPNTSKSHVRQRLLKLFSSNRSPDGALGLLHPNRFRAGETLHLSPWLAAAQNVEGVIAAKVTRFRRFGDPRTSGLVDRKLEFGRTEIARIDNDISHPGNGVFLLDMDGGR, from the coding sequence ATGATCTATTTTTGCTGCGACCAACGCCGACGTGAGGCAGTGCGCCAGTCAGATTTGAATGGCATCGACTTCGTTGAAGTCATCGATCGTGAAGCGGCGCTGGAAACTGATCGTCAACGGTTTCTTCATCTGTATTTGGTCAATGATCCCGGCGCGTTTGTTTACACCATCGATAACATTCGCATTGAAGGGCCGAATGCCATTGAAATAGTCAATGTCACGATGGGACTGGACGGACAAACTAATGTATTGGTAATTGAAGTCGCCGAGCCCGGTGATTTCTCGCCTTACACCATCAACATTGTCACCAGCGCATTAAATCCATTGCCACCACCAGAGATAGATCCTGCGCTGGCATCGGTTAGCTTCTCTTTCAAAGTAGAATGCCCCTCGCCATTCGACTGTCAAAGCAGTTGCGATTGCCCTGAACCTGAAACCCTTGATACAGAGATAGATTACACGGCGAGAGATTTCTATTCCTTCCGCCGCATGATGCTCGACAGGCTTTCCGTGACGGCGCCAGCCGCGGCGACCGGACACCCCGCAGACCTTTCTACTGCATTGGTGGAAGTGCTGGCTTATACCGCTGACCAACTGGCTTACCAACAAGATGCCGCCACCACGGAAGCCTATCTTAATAAAGCGCGCTCGCGGATTTCGCTCAAACGCATGACAAGGCTGGTGGATTACAGTGTGGATGAAGGCTGCAATGCCCGCTGTTTTTGCCACTTTGCGGTGTCGGCAGATGTACATCCTATTGCCCCAGCTACCTTGGTCATTCCCCAAGGCAGCGCTGTGTGCACCCAACTGAGTGAGCAGCCCAGAACCTTCGCGAGAAACGACGCCTTGCTGGCGCAAAGTGGCGCAGTGTATGAAACCTGCCATGATGTACCTGCACTTTATTCCCTCCATAACGAAATCACTTTTTATACCTGGAGTGACGCTCGTTGCTACCTGCCAAAAGGCGCTGTCAGTGCCACTTTAAATGGTCATTTCCCTGACTTGGAAGCGGGCATGTATATGGCATTTGAGGAAGTGATGGGGGCACGAAGTGGCAGTCAGGCTGACCGACAACTGTCGCACCGTCAGGTGGTTCTCATCACACAAGTGCAGGCATTTGATGTAGATGGTGAACCGCTCCTCGATCCGGTGACAGAATCGCCCATTACTGAGATTGTTTGGCATGGCGCGGATGCCTTGCGTTTCCCTATGTGCATTTCATCAGAAACTTCCATTGAGGAAGGACGCCGATACCTTGAACCCGTCACCGTTGCCCGGGGCAATATGGTGCTGGTGGATCATGGTCAAACGATCTCTGGCGAGCGTTTACCAGAAGTGCCACTGCCAACGCTGAGTTGGGCGCCGGGGCAGGGCATGCAAGCTGTTAGTGCGAAAGGAGCCAGCTGCGCAGAAGCCAATTGCGAGCAGGAACAGGCTGAAACCATCACCCCAAGATACCAGCCGACTCTCGCCAATCGTCCACTGACGTTTTCCCCTGACTATATGCTAGGCGCACCCGCGACGGAGCTTTTAAAAACACCTTCACCGAGCGAAACATTCGCCAGTGTCTCTCTTGATGCTGATGATGGCGTGGAAGTGCGTCCCTATCACGTCGTTAGGGATATGCTCGCGGCAGACGATTCCTCCTTGGTATTTACCACGGAAATCGAGCGTGATGGTACGGTGTCACTGCGTTTTGGTGACAACGTCTACGGTCGTCGTCCGTTGCCCGAAACCCGGTTTACAGCCACCTATCGGGTGGGCGTTGGGTCAGCAGGTCACATCGGTGCGGACAAGCTCTACCATCTCGCTCTGCCTATTCCAGAAGTAATCGAAGTACGCAATGTCACGCCCGGTGAAGGAGGGCGAAACCCAGAAACCAATGCGGAAATCAGAAAACGTGCGCCTTTCCTGTTCAAAACACAAGAGCGGGCAGTCACGCGGGAAGACTATCAAACGCTGGGTCGACGGGTGGCAGGTATTCAGGACGTCAGTTGTGCCTACATCCATACGGGTAGTTGGATGACGACCTTTGCCTTGCCCGATCCGGAAGACAGGGTAGAAGTGTCTGACACATTGCGAACCACGCTTCGTGACCATTACGAAAAATTCCGCCTCGCTGCCCATGATGTAGAAGTGTCGTCTCCGGTTTATGTTCCCCTTGAAGCGACGCTTCATGTTTGTGTTGCGCCGAATACGTCAAAATCCCATGTTCGCCAGCGCCTGTTAAAACTCTTCTCGTCAAACCGTTCACCCGATGGGGCTTTGGGTTTGCTTCACCCCAATCGGTTCCGTGCTGGAGAAACGCTCCATCTCTCACCGTGGTTGGCTGCTGCTCAAAATGTGGAAGGAGTGATTGCAGCTAAAGTGACACGATTCCGTCGTTTTGGGGACCCAAGAACCAGTGGATTGGTAGACAGAAAGCTCGAATTCGGCCGCACTGAAATCGCACGGATTGACAATGACATTAGTCATCCGGGCAATGGCGTGTTCCTTCTCGATATGGATGGAGGGCGTTGA
- a CDS encoding DUF6519 domain-containing protein, with protein MAIDISGKTFDPRHNYSELVSMQGRVVSDTPLNEGAAIVDRRFRAETIDLAGFSGYPAHLPESFRVEISGGELLIHPGRYYVDGLMAENFGHGEHNFYLPLEELRSSEPVPFDSQPYLPIMEPLELEDGRYLAFLDVWKRPVTFLEDPELIDPAIGVDTSARVQTVWQVKLFAVDDGVTCNTDDEDIEGWEAFTEPSSARLSTRANPASAVDDPCLLPPEGGYRGLENRTYMVAVHDTNEDEVPLLKWSRVNGAFAGRILAQPANNTLTLEQVAKDDYLRFNAGDWAEITDDVRVLEGNPGTMVQILSVNDATNTVVLTNPLGVGEIMLMPASNAANQSIHPILRRWDQSGVVLDTDGNEIVNLDAPGSDGLIPAPEGTFIALEDGVEVAISLEGGAGEYHVSDNWSFITRYADSSVETLTEAPPQAFHHHYCRLAVLDVLGGEFVEPIFQDCRDPIGTAGCCTVVVRPGEDIQAALDSLSPEFGGCVCLKVGVHTIRRALRIRYPNVTIHGESHGAQIRNLSGESAITVQSEDGSALSGIHLSTITILNEGATKKPEGIISLRTVQDSLVEDCVMLTLEDSNQSSHHPGVGLFDCQRIRVSHCQLEGSPFGVWIDDGGEDITINNNVIRFNAKQSPGLIGIAVAKITGRARITDNDIHGFAHGVVINNQPTGPAFSTAAYSEVKGNRITLSRLASHMDAVAIECQCAYGIVSENQILLLAEDSTGVMVGGVGTLIERNRIQTEEQVETQVAVLVGSEDDDLLTGGITVAQNWFHGCRGGVVAENVIGLRIVNNDIFGDSGEELAVSVTGCTVVRIESNTMVSAALAVFTSECEDVQINSNQIHDDAAAIACERSVRVDITNNQIANCTHGGIVVLLCIARAGIIGNRLNYVGVSGASIFASSIMSLFHLGECHIESNEVLNTGVGRDEMVNQQRTVGIGALYVLEARVESNLVSYSDLLIRERVLEDRALLMQGLMEISFPFGDRRVVFLGYACQVANNKFLGRGADTLVEILSNRLNDNIRVRFERVLFNNNFIEHVGNNDDNIANGATVILNGSQASVMGNHVKSGTFFLPSFNFNGMEGPFIGNVVRGSIINHPEFPAPESGFNTQA; from the coding sequence ATGGCTATAGATATTTCAGGAAAAACGTTTGACCCACGCCATAACTACTCCGAACTGGTGTCAATGCAGGGAAGAGTGGTGTCGGATACGCCACTCAATGAAGGTGCGGCGATTGTGGATCGACGCTTTCGTGCAGAAACCATCGATTTAGCGGGATTCAGCGGATATCCGGCTCATCTCCCAGAAAGTTTCCGGGTAGAAATCTCGGGTGGAGAATTGCTGATCCACCCCGGCCGCTATTATGTCGATGGCCTAATGGCGGAAAACTTCGGTCACGGGGAACACAACTTCTATCTGCCATTGGAAGAGTTGCGGAGCTCAGAACCTGTCCCTTTTGACTCGCAGCCTTATCTTCCCATTATGGAACCGCTTGAACTGGAAGATGGTCGCTATTTGGCCTTTTTGGACGTTTGGAAACGTCCGGTCACGTTTCTTGAAGATCCAGAACTCATCGACCCCGCTATTGGCGTAGATACCAGCGCACGGGTGCAAACCGTTTGGCAGGTAAAACTTTTCGCTGTGGATGACGGTGTCACCTGCAATACCGATGATGAAGATATTGAAGGATGGGAAGCGTTTACTGAACCTTCTTCTGCACGTCTTTCTACCCGAGCAAACCCAGCATCAGCGGTCGATGATCCTTGCTTACTACCACCAGAAGGCGGTTATCGAGGTTTGGAAAACCGCACTTACATGGTGGCCGTGCATGACACTAATGAAGATGAAGTGCCACTGCTGAAATGGTCCCGAGTTAATGGTGCGTTTGCCGGACGAATCCTCGCACAACCTGCAAACAATACCCTGACGTTAGAGCAGGTAGCGAAAGACGATTACCTCAGATTCAACGCGGGAGATTGGGCTGAAATAACGGATGATGTGCGAGTGCTGGAAGGTAACCCTGGCACCATGGTGCAAATCCTTTCTGTGAATGATGCGACCAATACCGTTGTACTCACAAACCCCTTAGGTGTTGGCGAAATTATGCTGATGCCCGCATCGAATGCCGCTAATCAGTCTATTCATCCAATACTGCGCCGCTGGGATCAATCTGGTGTGGTTTTGGACACTGACGGTAATGAAATCGTTAATCTGGATGCGCCAGGAAGTGATGGCTTAATCCCAGCACCAGAAGGCACATTCATCGCTTTGGAAGATGGCGTGGAAGTGGCTATCTCGCTGGAAGGTGGCGCCGGAGAATACCATGTCAGCGATAACTGGAGCTTCATTACCCGCTATGCAGACAGCTCGGTAGAAACGCTGACAGAAGCGCCTCCTCAGGCCTTTCATCACCACTACTGCCGACTGGCGGTTCTGGATGTACTGGGAGGAGAGTTTGTTGAGCCGATTTTTCAGGACTGCCGTGACCCGATTGGCACAGCTGGCTGCTGCACCGTGGTGGTTCGTCCGGGCGAAGATATTCAAGCCGCGTTGGATAGTCTCTCCCCAGAATTTGGTGGTTGCGTGTGCCTGAAAGTGGGTGTTCATACCATTCGTCGAGCGCTTCGAATACGTTATCCCAATGTGACGATACATGGGGAAAGCCATGGCGCACAAATCAGAAATTTGTCGGGAGAATCCGCCATTACAGTGCAATCTGAAGATGGTAGTGCACTCAGTGGCATTCACCTCTCAACGATAACTATTCTTAACGAGGGAGCGACGAAAAAGCCTGAAGGCATTATTTCATTGAGAACCGTTCAGGATAGCTTGGTCGAAGATTGCGTGATGTTGACACTCGAAGATAGTAACCAGTCAAGTCATCACCCTGGAGTAGGTTTGTTTGACTGTCAGCGTATCAGGGTCAGTCATTGCCAGCTGGAAGGTTCTCCGTTTGGAGTCTGGATTGATGATGGTGGGGAAGACATCACCATCAACAACAACGTCATTCGTTTCAATGCAAAGCAATCGCCCGGTTTGATTGGCATCGCTGTCGCCAAAATCACAGGAAGGGCGCGAATCACTGACAATGACATTCATGGGTTTGCCCATGGTGTTGTGATAAATAACCAACCTACAGGCCCTGCATTCTCAACGGCTGCATACAGTGAAGTGAAAGGCAATCGGATAACACTGAGCCGCCTGGCAAGTCACATGGATGCGGTAGCTATCGAGTGTCAGTGCGCTTACGGAATAGTGTCGGAAAACCAGATCCTCCTCTTAGCGGAAGACAGCACGGGTGTGATGGTAGGTGGTGTTGGCACTCTGATCGAACGTAACCGGATTCAAACTGAAGAGCAGGTTGAAACCCAAGTGGCGGTCTTGGTTGGTAGTGAGGATGACGATCTCCTTACTGGTGGCATTACGGTGGCGCAAAACTGGTTTCACGGTTGTCGCGGCGGTGTGGTTGCTGAGAATGTGATAGGGCTTCGAATCGTTAATAACGACATATTTGGTGATAGCGGCGAAGAGCTGGCGGTGTCCGTGACGGGTTGCACTGTAGTCAGGATCGAAAGCAACACCATGGTGTCGGCTGCTTTGGCAGTGTTTACTAGCGAATGTGAAGACGTTCAAATCAACAGCAATCAAATCCACGATGATGCCGCTGCCATTGCCTGTGAACGCAGTGTGCGTGTTGATATCACTAATAATCAAATTGCCAACTGTACCCACGGCGGGATAGTCGTTCTTCTGTGTATCGCGCGAGCTGGCATTATTGGAAATCGGCTGAATTATGTCGGCGTATCTGGTGCCAGTATTTTTGCTTCATCGATCATGAGCCTGTTCCACCTCGGCGAGTGTCATATTGAATCCAACGAAGTGCTGAATACTGGCGTTGGGCGAGACGAAATGGTGAACCAACAAAGAACCGTGGGCATCGGAGCGCTGTATGTGCTTGAAGCCCGAGTGGAAAGCAATCTGGTTTCCTATTCTGATTTGCTGATACGGGAACGTGTTTTGGAAGACCGCGCCTTGTTAATGCAAGGATTAATGGAAATTTCATTCCCTTTTGGCGACAGACGCGTGGTGTTTCTTGGCTATGCCTGTCAGGTAGCCAACAATAAATTCCTTGGCCGTGGTGCTGACACCTTGGTAGAAATCCTTTCAAACAGATTGAACGACAATATTCGTGTTCGTTTTGAACGTGTCCTGTTCAACAACAACTTCATTGAGCACGTCGGAAACAACGACGACAACATCGCGAACGGCGCGACAGTCATCCTCAATGGCAGTCAGGCCTCTGTGATGGGTAACCACGTCAAATCCGGTACTTTCTTCCTTCCCTCGTTCAACTTCAACGGTATGGAAGGGCCTTTTATTGGCAATGTCGTCCGCGGCTCTATCATCAATCACCCTGAATTCCCTGCGCCTGAGTCTGGCTTTAACACTCAGGCATAA
- a CDS encoding arabinan endo-1,5-alpha-L-arabinosidase: MTPRLIPYTLLTAALLQGCNDNQTCIDATPNIANYQAISEHIHDPTMEKQGSYYYLYSSSPLGAFYSSLDKVNWDYRGNVFSEIPVWLTDSIENLDHIGAPDISFYNGQYVYFYQSHKSGTCNAATGLLTNTTLDPEAPDYKWVDHGEILRSKPLLGEIICGGYGRHYNAIDAMFYVDDDQKPWLVFGSTMGDISLAGVIPQIYMGGIHLLELDPKTLKPIDPSKMITLASRPITDISTGEFVVEAPFIQYKNGFYYLYMSYNSCCKGPDTKYEIRVGRSKDIQGPYVDSYGRLLNEGGGTKLLDKDGEQIGTGHNDVFTEDNQDWLVHHAYDSTNNYKPTLQLRQIEWEQGWPKVCNKWVDK; encoded by the coding sequence ATGACACCTCGCCTTATCCCGTACACACTACTTACTGCCGCTCTTCTTCAAGGATGTAACGATAATCAAACCTGTATTGATGCCACTCCAAATATCGCGAATTATCAAGCCATAAGCGAACACATTCATGACCCCACCATGGAAAAGCAGGGCTCATATTACTACTTATATTCCAGCAGTCCCCTCGGCGCATTTTATTCCTCATTAGATAAAGTCAACTGGGACTATCGTGGCAATGTATTTTCAGAAATACCTGTATGGCTGACAGATTCCATCGAGAACCTTGATCACATCGGCGCTCCAGATATTTCGTTTTATAACGGGCAGTACGTTTACTTTTATCAGTCACATAAATCAGGCACTTGCAATGCAGCCACTGGCCTTTTGACAAATACCACTCTTGACCCAGAAGCGCCTGATTACAAATGGGTGGATCATGGTGAAATACTGCGTTCAAAACCTTTATTGGGAGAGATCATTTGTGGCGGTTATGGCAGGCACTATAACGCTATCGATGCCATGTTTTACGTCGATGACGACCAAAAACCCTGGTTAGTATTTGGTTCTACAATGGGTGACATATCGCTTGCAGGTGTTATTCCTCAAATTTACATGGGAGGTATCCATCTCTTGGAACTTGATCCTAAGACCCTGAAGCCAATCGATCCCAGTAAAATGATCACTTTAGCCAGCCGTCCCATTACCGATATTTCCACTGGCGAATTTGTGGTTGAAGCACCATTCATCCAGTACAAAAATGGTTTTTACTACCTGTACATGTCTTACAACAGTTGTTGTAAAGGCCCAGACACAAAATATGAAATCAGGGTAGGCCGTTCTAAAGATATACAAGGACCTTATGTAGATAGCTATGGAAGGCTATTGAATGAAGGCGGCGGCACAAAACTACTAGACAAAGATGGTGAGCAAATTGGAACAGGCCACAACGATGTCTTCACAGAAGACAATCAAGACTGGCTGGTGCACCACGCCTATGATTCTACTAATAACTACAAACCAACACTGCAACTCAGACAGATAGAGTGGGAGCAAGGTTGGCCAAAGGTATGCAACAAGTGGGTCGATAAGTAA
- a CDS encoding LysR family transcriptional regulator: MDFKLLEDFVCLAHSSSFTSAARERFVTQPAFSRRIKALEQWVGTDLVNRDSPQLELTEQGKAFLVEAEEILNRLHLARESARALKKTRTNEISVAAQNSIVQTVFMSWMHEIEKEVGPVYVKLSSDRLADCIEMFRNGSVDYLLCYTHNELGNAIDDNRFQSTVIGQETLVPVSLATNKQAMFHLPGEANNPIPLVAYTHQSLFGKSIDQLLNKEACYLNRRYENPFAHTLKSMVLGGYGLAWLPYSFVKDELVRGELALAGDEKWNIPFEVRLFYRKPDDSLSHAIHNISEGMTEMASIK; encoded by the coding sequence TTGGATTTTAAGTTATTGGAAGATTTTGTTTGTCTGGCGCATTCAAGTAGCTTTACGTCTGCCGCCAGGGAGCGATTTGTCACCCAACCCGCGTTCAGTCGCCGCATCAAAGCCTTGGAACAATGGGTGGGCACAGATCTCGTGAACCGCGACTCTCCGCAACTGGAACTCACCGAACAAGGCAAAGCCTTTTTGGTTGAAGCGGAAGAGATCCTCAATCGACTACATCTTGCCAGAGAGTCTGCCCGGGCATTGAAGAAAACCCGAACCAATGAAATTTCTGTTGCTGCACAGAACTCGATCGTTCAAACCGTCTTTATGTCATGGATGCATGAAATCGAAAAAGAAGTCGGCCCTGTTTATGTAAAACTTTCGTCTGATCGTCTTGCTGATTGCATAGAAATGTTTAGAAATGGGTCTGTTGATTACCTGCTTTGTTATACCCACAACGAGCTTGGAAACGCTATTGATGACAACCGTTTTCAAAGCACTGTCATTGGCCAAGAAACCTTAGTCCCAGTCTCGCTAGCAACCAACAAGCAAGCCATGTTTCACCTTCCCGGTGAAGCCAATAACCCGATTCCTTTGGTGGCTTACACCCATCAGTCTTTATTTGGTAAATCAATCGACCAATTGCTCAACAAAGAAGCGTGTTACCTGAACAGACGCTATGAAAACCCCTTCGCCCACACGCTAAAATCCATGGTGCTTGGCGGCTATGGCCTGGCGTGGCTCCCCTATTCATTTGTGAAGGATGAATTGGTGCGTGGAGAGCTTGCACTGGCAGGCGATGAAAAATGGAATATCCCGTTTGAAGTCAGGCTGTTTTATAGAAAGCCCGATGATTCGTTATCTCACGCGATTCATAACATTTCTGAAGGAATGACGGAGATGGCCAGCATTAAATAG
- the dctP gene encoding TRAP transporter substrate-binding protein DctP, translating to MKYRNNVSSLLKSAVSVAIVGALPFTAQAAETIRLSTYVNESDIRYQGFQKFAELAAEKSNGDLKVQVFPSGTLHGWSEGVDAVQGGVSDISWIPADKRLPCYRVTSLYPVAINLEKQIELDADYAALIEAEAAKADLIPLINSNYSYDQEWWFEEPVSDIGKLNGKLVRSIGPLVSLMIETWGGKPVFVAPKEVFQSAERGVVDGINMGVATYSSWKLWSVMPYMVNANMFYGNIIYMMNKDKFDGLSADNQKALKEAAKEAEAWLKPRYETWVDERVGNAVMANGGSAVSMSEERTGELLAGIQEKWTPEVNGACGVPLADKVRSLFAAHSE from the coding sequence ATGAAGTACCGCAACAACGTCAGTTCTTTACTGAAAAGTGCAGTAAGTGTCGCCATTGTCGGTGCCTTACCTTTCACTGCCCAAGCGGCTGAAACCATTCGCCTGTCCACTTATGTCAACGAGTCCGACATTCGCTATCAAGGTTTCCAGAAATTTGCAGAACTTGCGGCAGAGAAAAGTAATGGCGACTTGAAAGTTCAGGTTTTCCCATCCGGCACCTTGCATGGCTGGAGCGAAGGTGTAGATGCGGTTCAAGGTGGCGTATCGGATATCAGTTGGATTCCTGCTGATAAACGCTTGCCATGCTACCGCGTCACTTCACTGTATCCCGTGGCCATTAACCTTGAAAAACAAATCGAGCTTGATGCTGATTACGCGGCATTGATTGAAGCGGAAGCGGCGAAAGCTGACCTTATCCCGCTAATCAATTCTAATTATTCCTACGACCAAGAGTGGTGGTTTGAAGAGCCTGTATCAGACATCGGTAAGCTGAACGGGAAGTTGGTTCGCTCAATTGGTCCTCTGGTGAGTTTGATGATCGAAACCTGGGGCGGCAAGCCAGTGTTCGTTGCACCGAAAGAGGTGTTTCAGTCAGCAGAGCGAGGCGTGGTTGATGGCATCAACATGGGCGTCGCGACATACAGTTCATGGAAACTGTGGTCGGTGATGCCTTACATGGTTAACGCCAACATGTTCTACGGCAACATCATCTACATGATGAACAAAGACAAGTTTGATGGCCTGAGCGCAGACAACCAGAAAGCATTGAAGGAAGCGGCGAAAGAAGCCGAGGCTTGGCTGAAACCGCGTTATGAAACTTGGGTCGATGAGCGTGTCGGCAATGCAGTGATGGCGAACGGCGGTTCAGCGGTTTCCATGTCTGAAGAACGTACGGGTGAACTTCTTGCGGGTATTCAGGAGAAATGGACGCCGGAAGTAAATGGTGCCTGTGGCGTGCCACTGGCTGACAAAGTCCGGAGCTTGTTTGCAGCGCACAGCGAATAA
- a CDS encoding TRAP transporter small permease, with amino-acid sequence MKSNLLKALNWLSLALLYCGAVIVLIQAVWISYGVGVRYILDSPDGMVTEATALLLVPVAFLGISYALLNDAYPKVGIVRDKLPATLQFWVDKLNMLVMLLIGAFFFTASAKAMFKSIDSGAASEILLWPRFYFWIPVVLSLMAFCLTATYLLLAGRPPRKPQGTAATDNAELSQNKQ; translated from the coding sequence ATGAAATCAAACCTGTTAAAGGCTTTGAACTGGCTATCTCTAGCGTTGCTCTACTGCGGTGCCGTTATCGTGCTGATCCAGGCTGTCTGGATCAGCTACGGTGTTGGAGTTCGCTATATCCTCGACTCGCCAGACGGCATGGTGACAGAAGCGACGGCATTGTTACTGGTGCCTGTCGCGTTTCTCGGTATTTCGTATGCGCTGTTGAATGATGCCTATCCCAAGGTGGGGATCGTGCGCGACAAGCTACCTGCGACCCTACAATTTTGGGTCGACAAGCTGAACATGTTGGTGATGTTGCTGATTGGCGCATTCTTCTTTACTGCATCAGCGAAAGCCATGTTCAAGTCGATTGATTCCGGTGCGGCATCCGAAATTCTTCTCTGGCCACGATTCTATTTTTGGATCCCTGTCGTGTTATCCCTGATGGCCTTCTGCCTGACTGCAACTTATTTGCTGCTCGCTGGCAGACCACCTCGTAAGCCGCAAGGAACAGCGGCAACGGATAACGCTGAACTCAGCCAAAACAAACAATAA